TCCATCTAATCGGCAAATGTATATGTTTTTGTCTACCGACAGTTGATAAATTCAATCATCAATTATAAACAAAAACGATGCCACAAAGTCATCGTTTTTGTTTTTTAACTATCAATAGATTGCATGAATCCTACTGTTTACGTTTTAGTTGCAAAACAGCAGTCATTACTCTGGTTAGCCATCCCTTCAGTTTTGTTGCACAACGATTACATCGCTTTCGGAACGTTTGATGAATCTGTCGGTTTAGGAGAACGAATAAACATCAAGGCTAATATCGCACCCGCAAAAGCAACGATTCCAGACCAAAGGAAAGCTTGCTGAAAACCATGATTAAGAGCTGCCACAGGATTAGAATCTGATATGGAAGCCGTAGTTGATGCAGCGATCGCTACCATGATAGCAAGGCTTATAGCTGATCCTATCTGATAGCTTGTATTAGCGAGTCCAGATGCAAGCCCCGCTTCTTCAGGCTTGGCTCCCGACATAGCAGCCATCATAGAAGGAATATAGGCTAAAGACATTCCGAGAGCACCTAAAAGTGAAGCTGGAAGTACATTGATAAGGAAACTGCCATCCACAGGCGTATTGGTTGAGAATAAGAGCATTGAGCCTCCAAGGGCAATCAATCCAATCACAATGTTTGCTTTTATACCGAATTTACCGATCAATTTGCCCGTAATAACGATCATGAAGATAGCAATCAAAATCGTCATCGGGAGCAGACCAATCCCTCCAGCGAAAGCTGAGAACTTTAGTACCTGCTGCATATAAAGGTTCAGGAAGTACCATAATGGTATCCAACCACCAGATAACATGATAAGCGCGATATTGCCGGCAGCCAGGTTAGGCGCCTTAAAGATTCGAAGGGGTACAAGCGGTTCCTTTTTGATTAGCTGAATGATGAGGAAAAGAATAAACAATATCACTCCTGCGATAAGTGTCCACACGGTGATCGGTGCTCCCCATCCATTATGTTCTGCAGTCACGATGCCGTAAACGATTAAAACCAATGATGCTGTGACCGATATGGATCCTGCTATATCGATGCTTCCTTTTCTGCGTATACCTTTTGCTAAAAGACCAGGAGATAAGAGTAAGGCGACAATCCCAACAGGTACATTAATTAAGAAGGTCCATTGCCAACTTAGCCACTCCGTTATAACACCACCCAGAAATACCCCTGCTGATCCTCCCGCAGCTGCCGAAGCACCCCAGAACCCCAGCGCTTTACCCAATTCTTTAGGATTACCGCTGAACAACATCATCACGATGGTTAGAGCTGAAGGTGCTATTAAAGCGGAACCGAATCCTTGCAGTGCACGACCGATGTTTAGTGACTCTTCGTTCCATGCAAAACCAGCGAGTAAAGATGCTACTGTGAGAATCATGAAACCCCACATGAACATGCGCCGTTGTCCAAAGAGGTCTGATAATCGGCCACCGAGTAGTAAGAGCCCCCCGAAGAAAATCACATAAGCGTTAAAGACCCATTGTAAACTTTCCTGAGTATATCCAAGCGCTTCTTTGATTGCTGGCAATGCAACTCCGATAATCGATGTATCCATAATCACCATAAAATTCGCAAGACATAACAATGCTAGTGCCATCCATCGTTTTGGATCTGCTTGTAAAAGAACCTGCTCTTGTTTTGACATTATAAATCCAACCTCCTTTAGCTACTTATCACCAGGTTCTTTTGATTCAATAAATTAACGCTCGCGGCGGCCGCCTTAGAAAGTGAGTTAATTTCAAACCATTATTTACCGGTGAGATTTGTAATTATAGTATACCCCCCTATCCTATAATGTCAATAAATTTTTTATTCAATAATAAAATTTTAGGCAGCCCTCAACAGAGTTCTCCCCTTCCTTCTGCTGCTAATGTAAATACTTAAATGGAACAAAATTCGCCTATATTTTTCACACAAAAAGATACAGAAATAATAAAAAGCGCAGAACATGAAGTTCTACGCTTACAAATTGAAGAGGAGCAATAGCGTCGTCGAGTGGAATTCGAAATTCTCAACCTTGTCTAAAAATGAGCGTGGTTCCATGAAGTGAGGCACCCGGTACAAAAACATCACCTCTCGCTGTCTCGAGCACAGAAAAGCCATTCGATTCAAGGTACAGCCTCGTGACAGAAAGATCGCGCACTTTTACCACGTATCCAACGAATCCAGGTAAAGAAGGGAGCGCTTCTCCAGGAAGAAAATCGGTTAAATGGGACTTGGAAATGATCATAATGCGTCCACCACCGAGATCAAATATAAATTCCCTCCCTTCTGTTTGCGGCTCGACTCCCAAATAAAGTTGATAACGCTCCACACATGCTATAAGCTCCGGATCCTCGACACACAAAATCGTTTCGACTAACTCGATTGCCCCATTCGGATGATCCGTATGAATCTTTGTCTTCAATATGTTCGAAGGTGGATTTTCGGCAAATGCCAACCGTCCTTCGGACACTTGGTCGTCATCGACTTCCAATAAACGTACAGGTACCATTTGAGTACCAGTCTTCGTCTCCACGGGACGTTGTACGGTACTTACACCTCCATGTCCGACTTTTCCCTGTTCCAGACGAGCTGCAGAAGTGATTGCATCAAAAGTAGAGAAGACCAATATATGCGTCCCCTCAAAGCGGGCAAGACATCCAGAGATCGTCGCAACCGTACGTTTGATCGAAGCAATGATTCGAGATCTTACAGCTGGAGGAGCCGAAAGTGGAATAAGATGGGCATCGTCGGGAATTCTCCCCCCTTCCTTCACGATCGTTACGATTTCAATAAAATTTTCGACGAAGTCGATGTGAGCATTAGCTGCTCCCAACGGTTTAGGGGTCTCCCCCTCTTGTTCCGCCATCGTCGGATACGCCGGCGGCGTGGATACGAAGCCTAGCTTACGATACAGCTCCAATGCCGTCTCCATATCTTGGACAACATGCCCGACATGATGAATTTTGTCAATTTCAGTACCCATCGTACAACCTCCTCATTATCTAACCATATTAATAGCTGAAAGCCATTTCAGTGCTCTATGAATGTTTTGGTCATGATAAAGTCTTTCTGTTCTTCATCCCCCATATAGAAAGAATGGGTTCCTGTTTGAACAAACCCCTTTTTCTTATAAAAAGCAATAGCATTTTCATTTCGTTCCCATACGCCTAGCCAAACGCTCTTTTTATTACGTTCCATCGCGATTTCCATAGCTTTATTCAGCAGAAACTTGCCTAGCCCATGTTTTTGATATTGGCCCTTAATATAAATCCTCTCGATTTCAAGCGAATCAATGCCCATCCATTCAGTTTGAGCATCATGGCTGTTGACCTTTAAATACCCGGCGATTTCTCCATTAGAATAAACAAAATAGAACTCCGAAGAGTTATTGCATATCTCTTTTTCTAATTGGTTTAAGTTAAATGCTCTTTCTAAATAGGCATTCATATTTTCAGGTGAATTTTGATCTTTAAATGTCTCATAAAACGTCTCAACACTGATGTCTTGAAGTAAGCCTAGGTCCTCTAACGTGCACTTTCTTATTTTTAGAGTCAATTGGTTTCTCCTCCATTTAGTAATTCAATACAATCTCTTGTTGCCCTTTTTTACAAACTCCCAGTCTTTTTCAACGTTTTTTCTGACTCTTTGCAGCAGATTAAACATGACTTCTACTTCACTTTCGGAAAGTCCCTCTAATGCAACCGTATTGGAGTAATCATGTTCTCTTTTTATAAAAGGATATACATGTTTCCCTTTCACTGTTGGAAAGAGTTTTTTGATTTTTCTATTATGTTGATCTTCTTTCTTTTCAATAAAGCCATGAAGTTCAAGCTTTTTGATAGCACGGGCTGCAGTTGTTCGATCTACTTTTATCATCTCAGCTAACTTCTCTTGAATGATTCCTGGGTTTTCACATACTCGAACAAGGTACAGATACTGTCCTTTCGTCAGGTCATATTCTTTAAATTCTATATTGCTTATCGAATCTAATGCCCTTGCGATCATTCCAATTTCACGAAGAATTCCTTTCATACTTTGACTCCCTCGTTTTCATTCATGTTGTAAATGCAATAAAAATATAGATGTAGTTTAATCTATTTATGTTGCATTTGCAACAAATAAGATGATAAATAGATCGCGTGCGTAAAATGACCAGTATAAATTGATTCACTCGACTTATAATGCGTATTAACCTCGGATTGGGAAGGACACGGCACTTTCAGGCGGCGTTCCATGAACAAAGACCACTTCAATGAATTGTCCTTATTCATCGAAATGGTCATTAGATTCAAGCTGCACTCGTATTCTTGACGGCACCGTACCAGAAGAAGAAATCCATGAACTGATCAAACAGAACTATGTTTTAACTATGGCGTCTTCTCAAGGTTAACATGGTTCACTTCATTCCCATCCGAATGATAGATGAGCTGTACAACCCCAGTGGAGAACGTTTTTGCATTTACCAGCTTTAAATTCAACCTTTGCTTGATATCCATAAACAACGGTTTTCCTTCTCCCAAAATGACAGGGTGAACCGATAATCTGAATTCATCAACCAGCCCTAACTGGATAAAGGTTGTAATAAGGCTTGCTCCCCCATATAACCAGATGTCTTTACCTGGCTTATTCTTTAATGCATGTACTTCCTCAAGGATATGATTGTTGATGTAAGTTGCTTTATGGTCGCTCCCTTTTTGCGTCCTTGAAAACACATATTTTTCTTTACTGTGAACGATTGACCATAATTCTTGTTCAGTTTCCGGATGATCCGTTTCAGGTGTAAATTGCCCCCATAAATCATAACTTTTTCTGCCATACAAAATCGTATCGATTTGATTTAAGAAATCCATAAACCCCATCTCCGGGTCCATAATGCACCAATCTACTTCCCCATTTTTCCCTTCAATAAAACCATCTAACGTAACTGCTAAATCTAAAATGATTCTTCGGCTCATGATTTATTACTCCTTTCGGGATTTACCACTCAGTGTATCCCATCATTATGTCATCTAATGTCTTATTTAATAAGAACGGGAAGACTTTTCATTCTTGTGTCCATTGACCCAGTGCAAGTATAGACCTATTTCCTAAAAAATTGATTGCAAGCCGTGAACCTCGGCATATATGATAAGATCACGAATCCGTTAAGGATTCCATAATCCGGCATTGATTCTGCCATTTCATGAGGGGGATTTTATCTGAAACGCAAACTCATCGTCAAAGCAATGACCACAGCCGCGCTGCTGAGCGCATGCGCGTATCCCGTCCACGCGAATTCCATTTCGCTGAGCGATATCAATCAATCCTATGCCAAGGATGCGATTCTGGAATTAGTGGAACAGGGCATTATCAATGGAAAGGGCAACGGCAAGTTCGATCCGACCGGCAAAATCGAGCGCCAGGACTTTGCCATTATCTTGGCGAAGGCATTAAACCTTGATGTGTCGCCGAAGCCGGCGGATTCAACGTTCAGCGACGTCCCGCAGGACCACTACTCCTACTCATTCGTAGAGGCTGCGGTTAAAGCCGGCTTAATCAAAGGCCAGGGCAATGGGGAGTTTGGCATGGGACAGAACCTAACTCGACAAGACATGGCGGTGTTGTTTGTTCGAGCATTGGGCGTTGAGGTTGAGGGCATGGGCAGCCAGCTGAAACTCTCCGATGCGGCGAGCATCTCCTACTATGCCAAGGATGCCGTTGCAGCCGCCATTGAGCTTGGGCTTATGAACGGCATGAATGGAAAGGAGTTCAACCCAGTCGGTCAAGCGGACAGGCAATCGGTCGCCTTAGTCGCCAATCGATTCCTGAAAGTGAAAGAGCAGCTAGATACCCCGTCAGAACAGCCAGTCCAGACGCCCAAACCCGACGAGGTAACACCTCCTCCTGCTGAGAAGCCGACGCAGAATCCAACGCCGTCTACCGGAGGCAGCAGCGGCGGATCAACCGTGCCAAGCTATCCGAATCCGGGCAACCCAAGCTCGCCAGATAGCGCTGCTCCGATTGTAAGGCTTTTGTCTGCCTCCTCCGTTCTCATAGGGGAGAACGTGGCGGTCACTAGCAATGAAACCGGTTTCGTTTACTTAGTCCCCTATTCCCTAAACACCAACACGAAAGCGCAGCTTGAAACCTCTGTCGCCGAAAAGCTTGCCAGTAAATCCGTCGTTGCAGCGGCTCAAGCGGAAACACTCATTGCAACGGCGAATCTGTCAGCGGGCGACTACAAAGCGTATGCGGTCGACGCTGCAGGCAATGTGTCCGCGCCAACCGGCAAAATTACGCTTTCAGCGCTGCAGTTGGAACAGCCGGCCTTGCATTTTTCCGATGCACGGACGCTCGTCATCACATACAATGAGACCCTTAACCCCCTCTTCGTTCCAACTGCCCATGAATTATCGGTATATACCAAGGATGGTGAGGTACAATTACCGAAAGAGGTTGAACATATTAACATTACGGGCCGAACCGTTGTTGTTGCCCTAGCGGAATCACTGCCGATGGCAAGGCCGGTGGAGGTCGTATATGATCCGTCTTCAGCCGCCACCGCGATCCGCAGTGCAACAGGAACGATCTCACCTGCATTCGGGCCGATCATGGTTCAGTATTTGCCGGACAACGTAAGGGAATTGTTTGAAGCGCTGATCACCGAAGCCGAGGCGCTGCGCGACACCTCAATTCCAGGGAACACAGCCGGCACTTACCCGTCGTTCGCGTTTGAGCAATTAAACCAGGCGATCTTGAACGCCTACTCCATCACAGACAACCCGAATTCGCCTGCTGCAAGTTTGGCAATCGGTTATAACGATCTGATCCAACAAATGAAAGCCTTCAAAAACAGCCGAATAGAGTCCCTAAGGGTCTCTCTTGCCGAGGAAAATGCATCGTTTGTATTAAATAGCAACATGTTGCGCGTGAATGGCATGTCAGCCCAAATTACGGACTCCTCGCTAGACGAAGATCGATATGATATAAGGAATATTAGAAACCTTATCGAGGTAACGAGAGGCGATGCTTTCATAGAATTGGACATTCGTTATGACTCTGTCACTAATAGGTACGAGATTCAATCAGAAGGCCAAACGATAGGACATATCGAGATCGAGACTTCGGATCCATCGCTCATCCAGTTAACCGCCCGTGATCATGGCATCCATGTAGCACCTGTTCCGAATGTCGATCAAGACCGCCCGGTCTCCCTGATCTTTAAAGTTTTCGAGAAGGATGCAGAAATCGACAAAGTCGAATTGCCCATCCGATTTGATTCCGAGCCTCCAACGGTTACAGAAGTTACTTACGACAGCGCTCAAGGACTCTTCTTATTCCAATCCAGTGAACCGGTATACTCTTATCCTCAGACCATTCAACTAAGAGCACAAGTGGATTATTCCGGTAACGGCGATTTCAGCCAAAATTCCATCGATATCTTCCCGTTAGTGGACGGAGAAGACTTCAATTTAGAAATCACACTGGATAAACGCGCCGTCACGCTCCAGCTTACCCCTATGGGCATTTCCAAGCTGGCCACCCAGCTTCCAGGTGGAAAGTTCAAAATCATGATTAACGGCATGAGTGATTTCGCTATGAATTGGCAGCCGGAGATTCATATCATTGACG
Above is a window of Paenibacillus sp. FSL K6-1330 DNA encoding:
- a CDS encoding GNAT family N-acetyltransferase; its protein translation is MTLKIRKCTLEDLGLLQDISVETFYETFKDQNSPENMNAYLERAFNLNQLEKEICNNSSEFYFVYSNGEIAGYLKVNSHDAQTEWMGIDSLEIERIYIKGQYQKHGLGKFLLNKAMEIAMERNKKSVWLGVWERNENAIAFYKKKGFVQTGTHSFYMGDEEQKDFIMTKTFIEH
- a CDS encoding dihydrofolate reductase family protein, translated to MSRRIILDLAVTLDGFIEGKNGEVDWCIMDPEMGFMDFLNQIDTILYGRKSYDLWGQFTPETDHPETEQELWSIVHSKEKYVFSRTQKGSDHKATYINNHILEEVHALKNKPGKDIWLYGGASLITTFIQLGLVDEFRLSVHPVILGEGKPLFMDIKQRLNLKLVNAKTFSTGVVQLIYHSDGNEVNHVNLEKTP
- a CDS encoding MarR family winged helix-turn-helix transcriptional regulator, which translates into the protein MKGILREIGMIARALDSISNIEFKEYDLTKGQYLYLVRVCENPGIIQEKLAEMIKVDRTTAARAIKKLELHGFIEKKEDQHNRKIKKLFPTVKGKHVYPFIKREHDYSNTVALEGLSESEVEVMFNLLQRVRKNVEKDWEFVKKGNKRLY
- a CDS encoding VOC family protein; protein product: MGTEIDKIHHVGHVVQDMETALELYRKLGFVSTPPAYPTMAEQEGETPKPLGAANAHIDFVENFIEIVTIVKEGGRIPDDAHLIPLSAPPAVRSRIIASIKRTVATISGCLARFEGTHILVFSTFDAITSAARLEQGKVGHGGVSTVQRPVETKTGTQMVPVRLLEVDDDQVSEGRLAFAENPPSNILKTKIHTDHPNGAIELVETILCVEDPELIACVERYQLYLGVEPQTEGREFIFDLGGGRIMIISKSHLTDFLPGEALPSLPGFVGYVVKVRDLSVTRLYLESNGFSVLETARGDVFVPGASLHGTTLIFRQG
- a CDS encoding MFS transporter encodes the protein MSKQEQVLLQADPKRWMALALLCLANFMVIMDTSIIGVALPAIKEALGYTQESLQWVFNAYVIFFGGLLLLGGRLSDLFGQRRMFMWGFMILTVASLLAGFAWNEESLNIGRALQGFGSALIAPSALTIVMMLFSGNPKELGKALGFWGASAAAGGSAGVFLGGVITEWLSWQWTFLINVPVGIVALLLSPGLLAKGIRRKGSIDIAGSISVTASLVLIVYGIVTAEHNGWGAPITVWTLIAGVILFILFLIIQLIKKEPLVPLRIFKAPNLAAGNIALIMLSGGWIPLWYFLNLYMQQVLKFSAFAGGIGLLPMTILIAIFMIVITGKLIGKFGIKANIVIGLIALGGSMLLFSTNTPVDGSFLINVLPASLLGALGMSLAYIPSMMAAMSGAKPEEAGLASGLANTSYQIGSAISLAIMVAIAASTTASISDSNPVAALNHGFQQAFLWSGIVAFAGAILALMFIRSPKPTDSSNVPKAM
- a CDS encoding S-layer homology domain-containing protein: MTTAALLSACAYPVHANSISLSDINQSYAKDAILELVEQGIINGKGNGKFDPTGKIERQDFAIILAKALNLDVSPKPADSTFSDVPQDHYSYSFVEAAVKAGLIKGQGNGEFGMGQNLTRQDMAVLFVRALGVEVEGMGSQLKLSDAASISYYAKDAVAAAIELGLMNGMNGKEFNPVGQADRQSVALVANRFLKVKEQLDTPSEQPVQTPKPDEVTPPPAEKPTQNPTPSTGGSSGGSTVPSYPNPGNPSSPDSAAPIVRLLSASSVLIGENVAVTSNETGFVYLVPYSLNTNTKAQLETSVAEKLASKSVVAAAQAETLIATANLSAGDYKAYAVDAAGNVSAPTGKITLSALQLEQPALHFSDARTLVITYNETLNPLFVPTAHELSVYTKDGEVQLPKEVEHINITGRTVVVALAESLPMARPVEVVYDPSSAATAIRSATGTISPAFGPIMVQYLPDNVRELFEALITEAEALRDTSIPGNTAGTYPSFAFEQLNQAILNAYSITDNPNSPAASLAIGYNDLIQQMKAFKNSRIESLRVSLAEENASFVLNSNMLRVNGMSAQITDSSLDEDRYDIRNIRNLIEVTRGDAFIELDIRYDSVTNRYEIQSEGQTIGHIEIETSDPSLIQLTARDHGIHVAPVPNVDQDRPVSLIFKVFEKDAEIDKVELPIRFDSEPPTVTEVTYDSAQGLFLFQSSEPVYSYPQTIQLRAQVDYSGNGDFSQNSIDIFPLVDGEDFNLEITLDKRAVTLQLTPMGISKLATQLPGGKFKIMINGMSDFAMNWQPEIHIIDAPETP